From the Solea solea chromosome 7, fSolSol10.1, whole genome shotgun sequence genome, the window AGTCTTCCATAAAGCATCTGTTGACTTTACCACATTGAACTTTTTGAGATGAAAATAcgacacatgtttgttttcaggcaGCAGATGGCTGTAATAATGTAACTTTTTCAAATGGCATGTGTTTGTAATTTAATGAGCCACTGAGCAGTGTTTATGGTCATACACCATATtggtagaaaataaatgtaaagcctTGAAAAAAAACGTTATTTATTCTTAGTATGTGGACATGAAGTGAGCAGCTTTCTCATATCTCTGTCTGTCATACTCTCATATATTGAGATCTGTAGTTTTTTGATTTAGTGGAAGGTTTTTATTTCTTAGTTGATTTCTTAGAGGATAGACTATATAAAACAGCAAGAATTCACCCAATTAAATCTGCACAACCTCAGTTTTAATGATCAGCTTTGTGTTTGCTTCCCTCTTGAAATGTACGTGTTTATATTATTGCTTAACTGTATGGAGTTGGAaggggtgtgtatgtgtcatcAGTTTGTGTTACATGCTGACTCCAACTCTGAACATTACACGTACATTTTAGGTGAAATAGACAGCAGTATCCTCAGCTGCTTACATtagtactctctctctctcactcctccaGGTGGTGTTACTCCAGGAGACAGTAAGGAGGGAGTGTCAGGAGAGGGAGGATCTGACTGCCGCTCTGTCCGAAGTTCAAGAGGAGCTCCAGTGTCTGCGCTCCCCGGTGTCTCATCAGGACTCCCTGAAGTCTCCTTTAAACCCCATAGAAAGAAACACACCCCCAGGGAACAAGCATTTCCATTTCCTTAGTCACTCCCGAATACCACTTAACCGTGCTTCAAGCTCaccaaaaacactcacacaaccCTCTCCTGCCTGGTACTGCACATACCGCAGCACAGATGGAGGAGTAGCTGGCAAGAGTCTGGAGTCCTGGAATGGTGGTGAGGTGTTAGGTGGAGGAAAACTACCCAGACTGAAAGTAAGCAGCACAGTGAGTGAAGTCAAACATAAAGTCTCTTCAGGGATGGGGAGGAAGTAGAAACTGTaaaaagtccatccatccatccatcttctactgtcAGTCCttcgcagggcaaacacacagagaccatTCACTCGCAAATTCACATCTAGAGTGTCGAAagaacctctgcatgttttaggactTGGGAGAACACGCAAACCCCCACATAGAAAGGCCCGAACCGGGATGCGAACCAGCAGTCTTCCTGCTGCAAGGTGACCTGCAACGTGCTAGCCACGTTGCCTTTTATCTGCCTTTCTCTAAAATAAACGGACACATATGTAATAAGCAGACAAGCTGATACAATAGACACAATTGCTGAATCCTGTTGACACAGCAGCAAATTCCCAGGACGTAGACTCTCTCCGATAGACATGCACTTGTTTTCGCACAACCCGACTCACGCAGTCTCACTGGCACGCAGAGGatttcacagacaaacaccCATTCACGCACAAACTGTACAGGCACACGGACGTGCacgcacacggacacacacagcCTGTCACAAGGACAGTGCTGAAGGAGCATGACAGCATGTCCCTTGCCACCCATGGACACAAACAAAGGGCAACACAAAAGAAACTGTAaggcaagcacacacacacacacacacacacacagtcctctcCCCTTAGGCATTGTGTGTTATTGACATCAATTACTCCATACAAGGTCTTTCCATCCCTCCCTCTTCCTTTCTGTCTATGTTTGGGATGAATTGTCATAATGGGAGAAACCCgtgaagagagcgagagagtgtgtgcgtgtgtgtgtgtggcatgttACTAATTTCCCTGCCTACTATCACACATGGAAATCTTTTTGGTTTGATCCTCTCTTCCAGTCTGTCTGCCAGACAATGCCCATCGTTCAGGACAGACGTAATGATTTTATCCTGCCAAAGTTTCCtgttttgccaaaacacacacttatGGTTTGTCTAGCTACAAGCTTCACTGTGTGGAAAAACGTTTCGAGTCACAGAACAATAAGCATTCTGTGCCACTGAAACCTAATTGTCTACCTCCTCTATTTGTACAACATGGACTAATGGGACATTTCCAATCACACATAGCAAACTGATTCATGTTTGATGTAGGTTAACATACATTGCTTATAACGAAATAGGATTTCAATTGATATAATCACGTGAGTTTATAATTCCCGAAACAATCGTTCAAATGCTGTTAACtattgttatttcatttcatttctgaaaAAAACTGTAACACTTTAggttagggaacacatattcactattaactaggtgctcactaacatgcataaacagcacactagccctttattagttattattaagcacgtattaacaccttattctacacaaccttattctacctctattacgacatgaattaagatttttcctgattaaggtgttaatagatgcttaataattactaataaaggtctgatatgctacttatatgcacgttagtaagcacctagttaatggtgaacatgtgttccctaatctaaagtgttaccaaaaaaACCTATATATTCTTGTGATgggatttacagtatatttatcagtaactttgaTTTTGTACTTTGTGGATGACGTCTTGTTGCCTTcctgtgtttgagtgtttgatggtgtgtgtccttgtgtctgtTTACTCAGTGTCATTGCACAACACTTTGCCttgtatgtgcgtgcgtgtgtgtgtgtgtgtgtctctccagtGAGTGATTGTTTCGGAGCAGCACTGTGGGTCAGTCTTTGTAATCATGTAGTGAAGGACATCAATTGTATGGTCAACATCacaatacagtgtgtgtgtgttcttgtatgtggtatctttgtgaggaccaaaaaaacttATAAACCATGAGGACATTTGTGGAGGAGTGAGGActttttggctggtcctcatggTCTGTCACCCCTTAAAGGGTCTTTTTAAGGCttggttagaattgggtttaggttaagggttagggtaaggcgtgtagttgtgatggttaaggatAGGGTAATGTCTATGAGTTTCCTCTACTACAAATGCCGAGCaaaacgtgtgtttgtttgtgtgtgtgcgtgcgtcaaAGAGGGAGATGTCACATATAAAAATGTGCCTGATATGTGACTGAAGCCTCTGATCTAGGGAGTggcttttgtttaaaaaagctTTCAGGCTATTCCATCAAGCCACAGgtggaaataataaaaaggaCGACAGCTGCATTTCATTGAGGTGAGCCAGTTTCACGGCGCTGGTATTGTGCTGGCTCACTGACGTGGCTTCACTGGGACACCCAATGGACTCCttcacacctgtgcttttcctgatTCCAGATGACGTGCCTCGGCCTTTTGACAGCTGCTCACATTCTCCCCGCAGATGCTTTTGTCAGAAAAGTattttgaccttttctttttattccgGCGATACTTCCTTTCCACCATGACCTGCATGCCTGCCGTGTATTTGAAGAAATAACCTCTTTCACAGCCAGTCTGGGTGGTGTTAAAATACTGGCCCGGCTCTGTCTCATGATACAAACCCTAGTGCCACTGGCCAAGAAACCAGTTAAATCTCAGGTTtatgaccagtgggaatgtgtctAATCAGCAATCATGTCTAATCAGTGCTGCCTGTCAAATGACTGCAATGCATGCAGGATTTTCATTAGTGGGAATGCAAAACcaatttctttgttgtatttatttttggcagCAATGCAAATTGCTAAGATGTACATTCATCTTCCAGCTATTACCTCAGCTGTTAGCTATGACTAAGAAAAAGGTTACTCTTTACTGCATGGGACAGTACACCGTTGACTTTGAATAAGGGACCAACATAAAATAGTAACGACTGTAAAAATGGTAACTGAGCTCCTCTGTGACTGGTTTCCAGTGCATTTGTGAAGTCACATTGAACACATGGTTCAAAAAAGCATGCACGCAAACACCCTACAGCGCTCCGTACGTCATGTGAATTTTAAGCTTTCCCTCATCCTACTCCAGAGAACGCTTAGACTATTGTATTAAAAGggcataaaataaacaagatattattGTAGGTAAGCTGTTGGTTCTGTACCTAATATAAAGCGATCACAAGTGGAATCCATCGCCTGTGGGTTCCTGGTGGTCTGTCTTCGATGCTTGCCTTGTTTTACTGCACGTTCTGGTAAAACGCACTTGTTTTACAACAgttatccaccatcttcacttttcatgatgttgtgttgttttaaacagtgcagcttcctgccaaaatggcgttgttTTTGTTCCATGACGACACTGCATGATGTCAGCTAGTGGAGGAGCTCTATAGaagccattagatgtcactatactcaaaaggtgtttagtttgtccattgtgggctactgtaaataCATTGTGGTCCAACATGGTGGCCAAGACTCACTCCTGATCAAAatgttataattattttgtattcCGTTCCTTTTTGAATGGAAATCATTTCATCTCAATCTTACAAACTGAGCCTTTAATGGCCAGGTTCAAAGAGCATGGGTGTAATTTTagtacacacactctctccctgtctctaaTTCACTGACTCTGTTTTCTGGCCACACACAGGTTCTGTCTAcctcaaaacacaaacatacttgctctctttctctcactttctcacacacacacacacatatatttatacattcatCTGTATCTTTGTCAATATGCTTGCGATCTTTTCTGCCTTCTTTTCTGTATTCAACCCCTTTGACCCTGTTGCTAAAAAGCAATTCCCCCTCAGCCTCTCCTCCTCAGCTATCTGTGCCTCCACATTATTTTTGATCCAGTCACTGCTCTCATCTCTACTCCCCTTTGCTTTTTTTCGTTTGCTCATGCCCTTGCTTTGTAGCCCTTGACTGGGTGTCcttcctggtgtgtgtgtgtctgtgtgtgagcctCTGGTCATATGAGCGGGATCTGCCTTTAATAGATAGGCAACTCCTTGAAACAGTTTATACAACTTGTGCAACGTGCAGCATAAAGCCCCACTACGTTGGCATGggtgacatttttgattgtGCTTAAACATTcagaaatccccccccccccccacacacacacacacatgccatgcACACATTTGGAGCATGATCTCCTTGCAGTAATTATCATAGCAGGGCAGGCATGCACACGTGTCCCTGGGGAATCTGTGCAAGTTGCTCATAAACACACGCGTTTCAgggagtggtgtgtgtgtgtgtgtgtgtgagtgtgtatataCAACTCAGCCCTTGTTCGTCAATGGGCGTCCCTGAACGCCTCTCTTCTGTGAGGTTTTGGTCATTTCGGTATTCTGCCGTCCCGTGAGCCCTCCCACACCCTATAATTTGCGTCACCCAGGCAACTGAAGAAAGAATGCCCAGCATTCTTTCTTCGTCGTCGTGGTAATTGCGTAAGTGCAGGGGCCAAAGGTGCTGTTGTAGGTGTTGGCGAATGACAAGGACAATGAAACCTCAGTCTGCACCGACGTGGTATAttattaaaactaaaatgtctctctgtgtgtgtctcacatgcCACATGACAGTAGGGCtccatgttgtgtttgtataatTACAGTTATTGCttttaattcaattcagttttatttgtatagtgtcAAATCagaacatacattatctcaaggcactgtcaGCCATGCGACAAAATCGTGCCCATAGCATCTATCGCTGACACGATGGCCAATCAGCGTTGAGATTCTCTGAATGACATCACGTAGTTGCCAGTGGCCAGACTCCGCTCgggaaaacgtgtgtgtgtgtgtggacactgagCTGTACGACACTTAATCGCTTGTGGATTCACAACAACTATAAGGAGCTAGAGACAACGTGGCGAGTTTCACTGTTAAATTCGGGAGCTCTGTATGGATGAGAGCCGCTTCCAGTGATACTTAGCTCGCTCCAGCTCCCAAAGTTAACAGTGTTGATGAAAAGAAATGCTAAAATATGGTGCCTTGCGGCCAGCATCATTGCTTCAGTCGAGTCacaaaatgtagaaaatgatCCTGCGCCGTGATAGATGCGATTGATgtgaaacccaacaattcacacaatgagcaagcagtAGGCgtctgcagcatctgcctcgaccggtcggggttaaaggaaaaatggggacagaggagaggtaggggacagaaagacagaagagagggaccaggagcagatatataacagtCACATTAAGTTGTCTTTAAGATATGACGGGGCCTGACCTTTAAGTGCTttgtatgtgaggaggaggattttaaattgaattctagctatgtgtagagaagctaacactggagggATATTGTCTGTCTTTccagttcctgtcagaactcgtgctgcagcagcaTTTTGAATCAACTGTGGGGTTTTAAAAGACTtattggaacatcctgatagtaacgagttgcagtaatccaataGAGATGTTTTTCGGCGTCCTTTCCggacaaaatgtttttaatttccatAATGTTCTGCAGGTGGAAGacggctgttctggaaattagtttatgtgtgagtcaaatgacaCATTCTGGTCAAAAATAACATGGTTCCTTACATGTAAGGAACCATgttatttttgaccagtggaactggaagccatacTAAAGTCATCTAAAGTGTAAATGTGGTCAGGGAGTATTTTCTCTAAGCTTCAGACACACAAAGCACTCATGCAAGTAGAGTTAACCTTAGCAAAGAACCAACTGTGGTAAGATTTTACTGTGAGTGAGGCCTGGGGCAATAAATTGCTAAATCGTCTCCCTCTGACTTCCCCATTTCCTCCCTGTGTGAGTGAATTATCCACGTGTGTACCCTGTTGTCCACACGAACACTGCACACAGCAAAATAAACGTGACAACTCCACTGTATTTTCCTGCAGAATTGGAACTTTACGCTTTGCTGTCTGTGTCAGTTGGTTAATATCAATGTCAACGATAGTGCAACATTCTTTAATCAAATTGCCACAAACTAAGTCCAATGagttacaaaataaatcacaacatcATTATTGGACTTTTAATTGGATTTAAATGTTAGATTTTTACCACCAGCATAGTAAACAGTCTAGGGTTTTTTAAGGAACGGCTTCCTTAATGGCGGTCTTAAGCCACAGACTGGAGATTGCTGGTATTAGGTCTTAAAATTGGAGTTTGTCAAGAGATGACCTCAAGCTTATAGATACAGGCCTCCCATAGTTTGAAAtggtattgattttttttctatactttctgtgtctgttttctatCTGACTGTGAACCTTACTGTTAATATACACTCCTTGTccactttattagatacaccTGTTCAAAtgcttgttaacacaaatatctaatcagctaATCACACGACAGGCACTCAATATGCAATAAAGCATATTGACATGGTCATGATGACCTGCTGAAGGTCATACAGAGCATAGTGACTTTGGAGGTTGTATTTTTGTAGATGCCAAACAGGCTGgtttgagtatttcagaaagtgCTGATTGGCTGGGATTTTCATGGTCAACCATCTCAAGGGTTTGCATAGATGGGTGGGTCTGAAAAAGAGTAAATATCCTAGGTTCTATGGATGGAAATACCTTATTGacaccagaggtcagaggagaatggccagacGGATTTGCAATGGTATACAGTAAGGGTCACAGTAACTCAAGAAATCGAAGAAGATTTGCAGAAGAGCATtttgaacacacaacacatccaACCATGAAGCAGATGTGCTACAGCAGTGTCCTGTATATAGAAAAATTAACATcattcaacaaacacacacaaattcctTTGTGGAAAGGGTGCAATCaactattttaacttttaacaatTAACTATGTTAACTTTTTAATAGCATCATTGGGTCATTGGTGTGGATTTAGTGCACTGTCTCTGTTGATCCAGGGAATCCACTCTGCTGGGTCTCTGTTTCCCTCTTCTGTCTGTATGTAGTTACTGCAAGGTCTCCGGcgataaaacaaagaaaactcaTAGGAGAGTTAGTTGATGAACAAACTGTTGTGTACTTACTGTTCACGTGGAGCCGCACCTTTGTGCTACAATAGAAATGGtatttcaaattaaagcaaAATCAAGTTTATAATTTCTCCTAAACTGTGCCGGCCTGCCTTTGTTTCTTTGATCGATGTATCTTCACTGAATGTTTGATTGGAACATTACAATCACTATATATCACTGACCTCAGTGCACTGTGCGAAGAAAAGATCGTGCAAACAATAATTGTTTAATTATAATCTGTAACGTTGCGGCTGAGAAACTTCTTTCTTACTTTTACGTTCTGTTTAATTGGCGGATGGATATGTTCCAGAGGTAGTGGTGACAAGTCCGGACTTTCCAGTAAAATACGTCACAGAAAGCGTTGGTGTTGAGTCATTTCCTCATTCTATACCGGGTGTTGGCGATaacttcacatttcaaattcgATTGTTGTATACTATCAGTTTTTGTATTGGAAAGGTTTGTGTTTTCAAGTTGTTGTTCTCGGAATCGGGACCGAGACCACAGGGAGGCAGTAATGCGACATTACAGAAGTGGAACACACTGAAAGCAACGTTTGTGCAAATCATCGTAGAAAACTTGTAAAGTTTTTCATTTACCGGGTTGATGCACTTTGACAAGACATTCAGGGACTGAATTGAGAGAAATACGAATTTGGGAAAAGAGGGAGAACAATAAATGTAAACGGAATAAtacaatgtaataaaaacaataatacactTGTATGTAAAATggttaaatcatgtaaaattatCTGCCAACTGTCGTTTAAAAAACAGCCAAGCAAGGGAGATAAAAGGCCACAAAAGAGGACAGTTTAATATTCGaccatacatatatgtacataaatatgtttaaagtAGTCAAGTTACAAGAATTAACTAACGTAACATTACGATTGCCAactcacatttaacatttaagtgcTACGTGAAAGCAGATGAGGTAAATCATCACCAACAGTAACTCAACGGAAGTATGATTTGTCAGACATACGGATTATACTTTGCTACCCTGACCGGAATATAAATCTTACATTAAATTAATTGTATACCAGCAGCAATTGATGAAAAATAAGAGTAAAACTCCCCCTCAACGTGCAACATTCTCATATAGTTTGTGAGTGAAATTAAATATATGTTAATTTTGTTCAGCGATACCAAACTGTTTGACTATTTACTCCCGCGGATGTGCACATGAATCGGTTTTCAGCGTGGCCGTGACGTCACTCAGTTTGTCAGTCAGCCTGCCGCTCCACCGTCGTTCTATCGAGGCAACAGGCTGAGAGCTGCTATCCGAGCTGTATTTTCGGGGTGAATATGGCCGCAGGTCCCCTCTCTGTATCTTCCACCGCATCCACAAACAACGATGGCATTCTTATTGGTGACAAAGTGTACTCAGAGGTGTATCTTACAATCGACAACTCTCTCATACCGGAGGAAAGGCTTTCGCCGACGCCGTCAATGGTCGACGGCCTAGATTTGAACACGGAGACCGACCTTCGCATACTCGGATGTGAGCTGATCCAATCGGCGGGCATTCTTCTCCGGTTACCACAGGTAAAATACTTCTGGTGTTTCCGAATCGGAATACGGTTAAATTTAATTCATGGTACATCGTTATTCGTAAACATTTGGGTCCGAAGCATGCCATGGCCTGGTTGTTAGCGGCTAATAACGTTAGCTGTTAGACGTTGGCGTGGTGGAGTTAAAATGGCGGCGATCTATTGTGCAAGGTTGAGCTATTTTACACAAAGCATAGGATAAACCGAATGTTTCGTTTCCCCCGCAGGTGGCGATGGGAACTGGTCAGGTGCTCTTCCATCGTTTTTTCTACTCCAAGTCCTTCGTCAAACACAGCTTTGAGGTAAGTTCGTCATCGGTATTGTAATGGTATGAGGCCGAATTTTGCTATGTAATGTTAGCATAGGTTGTCGTCGTGGTTGCGTTTGTGGCAGCCATATTGTCGAGACGTCGCGCGAGAGTTTCCGAACATCTTACGGTCAACGATGAGGCATTCTGAATAAACGATAGATAAAACGAGTTGTTACTGGATCACTAGTGGAAAACTTTTAATGTctgaaagtcagtcagtcagtgggtgggtgggtgtctGAACACTAATATAGAGTATCAGTTAAACTGCCTGTTAGTAACGTTCTTCAATTATATTTGGTAATGCCAATTAAACGTTATTGCTGTCAGGTCCATAACACAATattaagaaaattaaaatatctgtttatgttgaaaaataatgtaaaacaacatAGTCATAACTTAATAAGTAACTGTACATAAGCATATGCACATATGTAAATCTTAAATATGTCTAAACTAAATTAAGGGTGGATTATAGATTTTTGAAGTTTGGTATATAGTATGTTCATAGTAGTTAACTACTTAATGTTGAAAATATATTGACATAAGTCAATATATTAACTAACCCAGTTGTGTCCAGCTGAAACTAACGTTTGTAAACTCCTAAAGGGATTTAAAACACTTAATACCTGCACTGCTGATGCGATTTTACTTGactcaatacattttttttgttgtattttcatgtttttgaactgttcCTCTCAACTTATTATCATCCCAACAGATTGTTGCTATGGCTTGTATCAACTTGGCCTCCAAGATTGAAGAAGCACCCCGGCGAATACGAGATGTCATCAATGTTTTCCACCATCTGAGACAGATGAGAGTCAAAAAGTAAGTGTGGATATTGAATCCAGTTCTCATTTTGGAAATACTGTATGGTGTTCTTTTCACAGTGGATTTCTTGAATTGTATTTGGTTTAAGTTGTTATCCAATGCTGTTTattggatgttgtttttttctgctctgtgaAAGTGCCCTTCTGTTTATCCATGTACTCTAAACCATTTTAAACTTTTCAGTTTCCACTTCAGTAGTAGTTTCAAACGTGTAATTGTCTACATATGACATCTGAGTTTGACATTACACTGAAAATCAGCATTCATTGTTTAAATTAATGGAGTGCATTACAAGACAAGGCACAGCTGGAGTACTTTCACGTGCCTTTGTCTTTTTAGAAATTTGTTCATGCTGGTACTATAGACCTTGGCATTAACTTGCATTCTTTTTTCCCTTGCAACCAACTAACAGCGACCAGCTACATTTACCAAAGCCTGGGTGATGTGGAATGGTACGTAAGATGAAGCAGTCGGCATGACAACCATGATGCAAGGGGGTCACACTCCTCCCCCAGGCACACCCCACCCCCTCCTGTGGGAGACACCCGTGGTCTGAGCCACCGCGGGGCACTGGGATCGGGGATGACAGGTTGGCCGGAAATCCTTGGCCCCCGGGGCGCATTGAGGACTTCTGTGGTTCATTCTTAAGCTTTGGGTATCTGTCCGTCAATCTGCGGGCCATTGGGTAATGTAGTTCTCTTATGGCTGATCCTCACCTGCATTTTGTATGTGCTACATTAGCAAAACCTCATTCACCAAATGTTACCCATGGCTTTCATTGAAATATCACTTTGTCCATTAAAGTTAATAGAGTTTAACTAAAGTTGCAAATCTGGATTATAAATTAGACTAGTGTCAGTGCATGTACTGCAGCTTCAGTAGTTTGGCTTCATATGTTTGTAGTTATAAAAGAGATTTAAGATGTCTTCAAATTTAGATATGGACCGCAATGGCCAATTCCTTAAGGTGTAGTGTATTTCCCCACGCTCATGGTTTTTAGCGTGATGATGTTACTGGGGATACTGAAACACTGAAGATGATCATTGTTGTCTCAGGGAAGGTAAAGTGCTGAATCACTGTTCAGTCATATAGAAAGTAGTAGAGGGACGTTGGCTGGAATTTTGTGTTCCATAGTCCCTTATGTAGTTGGCTGGTGGTTCATAAGTCCACATCTCTAAACAGCACTTTTATAATCTGTATGTTTATCTTTTGCACGTTTTGAATAATGTGCTTTATGTAATCAGCATATCATGATGTAGGCCATCACAGATTTATTTCAATTGTGAGCTAATGTGTAGTCCTTGGACAAAGAAAACTACTTATTTAATAAATAGTGTATATACCGCTGCATGACAGAGTATGTGGTCAGTGGtttattgaattgaatattgGAAACATGTATGTTATCTATTATATAGAGTGGCATGTGATCACTCATAGTTGTGCATTTTGTTTGACTTTAGTCAGGTTTAAAGACTGTTGCTGCACCTTGAGATAGATGTTTTCTGTTGATATTTCTGTCAAAGCCGTGTCATTGGGTGGTGGAGGTTGAGGACTGTCTTAAAGATCCCACAAGTTTTATCAGGAACCACAGGAGTCCACAAACCCCTGCAAACTGTCAGGCATGCAAACAATTAAACCTGTTGCTTTAAGTTGgttgaaagggaaaaaaaaacaagagaactTGATATCAGAAGggcactttctttctttcctttattttacCCTCATTTTGAAGGGGGGAgccattattttgttttgattccttTTATAAACTAGGACTCCAAATCCACTGATACTTGATCAGAACTACATAAATACCAAAAACCAAGTGATCAAAGGGGAGCGACGCATCCTGAAGGAGCTGGGCTTTTGTGTGCACGTCAAGCATCCACATAAGGTGAGCTAAGGTAGACATACAGTAAACAGTTACCCATCAGAGCAATTTGGGCTCTTTTTTGGTAAATCCACGATTATTTTGTAATTCTAGATTATCGTCATGTACCTCCAAGTCCTGGAATGTGAACGGAATCAGACACTGGTCCAGACGGCCTGGTAAGTTCCTTTTTAGTTCATCACTGACCATTCCTCACAGCAGCAACCTGTGTCATGTCTGCAAGAAGTGCCACCAGACCTGGGCTAAAGATGAAGTTGAATGAGTTTCAAAAGTTGAATTGAAGAGCACTTGGTTTATCTGCCTGGAACTCGACACAGACCTATATGTGGAAACAACATATGTCAGATAAGTGATATTCAAGTGCCCTGCATGTTATTAAGCACAAACTTAAAACCATTCGACATCCATTTTGCCCAGGTCTGACTGAGACATTCCCTCACTCCATTTTAACCCTTCCACCTCTTGTTTTTTCTCTGATAGTACAAGTTGTTATATTTACAAACCTGTTACTGTTACCTGTGAATCACTCTTGCCTGTCTTTACATGGCTTTGCTGTAAGTCTGATTGATTTGCAGTGCTCAGGGAACTTGGTTTAACTTTGTCCTTTCTCTCTACTCTTTGATTAAAGGGTAGTCCATGCTGGTAAGTCACATAAAGAACCTCTGAACTCTGCCTCCTCCAACCACATGACCTCAAGAAGCTCCCCCTTTTGGCTGACTGCCCCTCTCCAGACAGCCAATCCCAATGCCGAGATTCACTGAAGGGGGCAGGCGGGCCTTTCCCAACAGCCTACATCATCTTGTTTTCTCTTGGGTGTCCAGAAGGATTTGTATTTTTTGGTCTTGCTACATAGGTTTCATCTGTAATTCTTATTTTGCCAGATAGCtaataatttgatttttttttttctcgtttaGTTGCATCAAGCAATG encodes:
- the ccnl1a gene encoding cyclin-L1a isoform X3 produces the protein MAAGPLSVSSTASTNNDGILIGDKVYSEVYLTIDNSLIPEERLSPTPSMVDGLDLNTETDLRILGCELIQSAGILLRLPQVAMGTGQVLFHRFFYSKSFVKHSFEIVAMACINLASKIEEAPRRIRDVINVFHHLRQMRVKKTPNPLILDQNYINTKNQVIKGERRILKELGFCVHVKHPHKIIVMYLQVLECERNQTLVQTAWVVHAGKSHKEPLNSASSNHMTSRSSPFWLTAPLQTANPNAEIH
- the ccnl1a gene encoding cyclin-L1a isoform X4 — translated: MAAGPLSVSSTASTNNDGILIGDKVYSEVYLTIDNSLIPEERLSPTPSMVDGLDLNTETDLRILGCELIQSAGILLRLPQVAMGTGQVLFHRFFYSKSFVKHSFEIVAMACINLASKIEEAPRRIRDVINVFHHLRQMRVKKTPNPLILDQNYINTKNQVIKGERRILKELGFCVHVKHPHKIIVMYLQVLECERNQTLVQTAWVVHAGTT